The Anas acuta chromosome 7, bAnaAcu1.1, whole genome shotgun sequence genome has a window encoding:
- the KAZALD1 gene encoding kazal-type serine protease inhibitor domain-containing protein 1: MPEAKPLSSSCLLLSLLSAHWAWLQLGQAFPSTSEYLQRGWQRLLEEGEGCAQCRPDECPEPRGCLAGTVRDACDCCWECANLEGQICDLDNTNHFYGKCGEHLECRLDAGDLRHGEVPEPQCACLSHRALCGSDGRTYPQLCRFLEAARARPDANLTVAHEGPCEAEPQITSPPYDAWNVTGQDVVFGCEVFAYPMASIEWRKDGTEMLLPGDDPHISVQFRGGPQRYEVTGWLQIQGVRVTDEGTYRCFARNKVGEVVAFASLTVFTPDQLNLTGSSLPKPRVVPEDYGDSEEDYY; encoded by the exons ATGCCTGAGGCCAAGCCCCtgagctcctcctgcctgctgctctccttgctCTCCGCGCACTGGGCTTGGCTCCAGCTGGGCCAGGCTTTCCCCAGCACCTCCGAGTAcctgcagcggggctggcagcggctgctggaggaaggggaaggctgCGCCCAGTGCCGGCCGGACGAGTGCCCGGAGCCGCGCGGGTGCCTGGCCGGCACAGTGCGGGACGCCTGCGACTGCTGCTGGGAGTGCGCCAACCTGGAGGGGCAAATCTGCGACCTGGACAACACCAACCACTTCTACGGCAAGTGCGGGGAGCACCTGGAGTGCCGGCTGGACGCCGGCGACCTGCGGCACGGCGAGGTGCCCGAGCCCCAGTGCGCCTGCCTCTCACACCGAGCCCTCTGCGGCTCCGACGGCAGGACCTACCCGCAGCTCTGCCGCTTCCTCGAGGCCGCCCGTGCCCGCCCCGATGCCAACCTCACCGTGGCCCACGAGGGGCCCTGCGAGGCAG agccccagaTCACCTCCCCTCCCTACGACGCCTGGAACGTCACCGGCCAGGACGTCGTCTTCGGCTGCGAGGTCTTCGCCTACCCCATGGCGTCCATCGAGTGGAGGAAGGACGGCACCGAGATGCTGCTGCCGGGGGACGACCCCCACATCTCCGTCCAG TTCAGGGGAGGTCCCCAGAGGTACGAGGTGACGGGGTGGCTGCAGATCCAGGGCGTGCGGGTGACCGACGAGGGCACCTACCGCTGCTTCGCCAGGAACAAGGtcggggaggtggtggcgttCGCCAGCCTGACCGTCTTCACGCCGG ACCAGCTCAACCTGACGGGCTCGTCCCTGCCCAAGCCCCGCGTGGTGCCCGAGGACTACGGGGACAGCGAGGAGGACTACTACTAG